The Halanaerobium praevalens DSM 2228 genome contains a region encoding:
- a CDS encoding glycerol-3-phosphate responsive antiterminator, whose product MSYLAKILNQSPVIAAVKSISDIQKVPEKINVILILYTDIFYLEKMIDLAVAKDLLVLLHVDLFKGLSRDEYGIKYLAQKTGIDGIVSTKGYLIKAAKKHNLIAVQRLFILDSSAFEKALRIVNDAQPDFIEVLPGLVYPRIAKKLRRRINQPLIAGGMIEKTKDIDDILAAKAIAISTSNKKLWTYRNY is encoded by the coding sequence GTGTCATATTTAGCAAAAATTTTAAATCAGAGTCCTGTAATTGCTGCAGTTAAAAGTATTAGTGATATTCAAAAGGTACCTGAAAAAATAAATGTTATTTTAATTTTATATACTGATATTTTTTATTTGGAAAAAATGATCGACTTAGCAGTTGCCAAAGATCTCCTTGTTTTATTACATGTAGATTTATTTAAGGGGCTAAGTCGAGATGAATATGGAATTAAATATTTAGCTCAAAAAACAGGAATTGATGGTATTGTTTCAACTAAAGGCTATTTGATTAAAGCTGCTAAAAAACATAATTTAATTGCTGTCCAAAGATTGTTTATTTTAGATTCATCCGCTTTTGAAAAAGCTTTGAGAATTGTAAATGATGCTCAACCAGACTTTATAGAGGTTTTACCTGGACTTGTTTATCCCCGGATTGCGAAAAAGCTGAGAAGAAGGATTAATCAACCTTTAATTGCAGGTGGAATGATCGAAAAAACTAAAGATATTGATGATATTTTAGCTGCAAAGGCAATTGCTATTTCTACTAGTAATAAAAAATTATGGACTTATAGAAATTATTAA